AGATGTAAGGGAATGGTGGGCAGACAAGAATTGGGGGACATGTTTTTTTTCTATAATTTACATTGCTGTAATTAACATTATAGTAATTGGAGTTATTTTATTTAGTGGTCACAGTTCGCAGATTAATTTTAGCTTTTTAAATTATATGTTTTTTGGATGCCTTTTTCAGCTGTTTGGTTTTTTGATACTTGGGAATGTATACAGCATAATATCATTGGAAACACAGCGACCGTATGCTGGATTTATCATAACTTATGTGATCTTTGCCATGATGAACCTTGTCAAAAATGTTTTAGAATCTTTATTATCATTTGACTTTGCTACTTTGGAGGAATATATGTTTCTTATGCTTGACAATATAAGTGTATTACATTTGATATGGCTTGTATTTATTTATATATTGATTTACAAATTAGGCTCAGCTATAAGTAAGGATAAAGATATTTATTGGGGGGTACAATAATGCGATTAAGGATGCTGCCTTTTATGAAAGGGGCTCTGAGTGGACTACCTTTGGCATTTTTTTTAGGCATTTATTATTTAAACATGATTAGATCATACGGATTTGATACATTAGAAGGGTTATTATTGCTATCGTATGGTTTTTTGGAAATTGAAAGCATAATATATGTTGTTCCAGTAATTATTTGGATTTTACCGCAGATTCATCTAACATATCTGCTGAAAGATTATATTTCCGATAGTATTGAAACTAGTGGGGCATATATCTTTACAAGGACGAAAAAGAAATACCGTTGGATGCTGGGAAGAGTGCTTGAGTTATTTTGCAATGTTGCAATGTATTATTTTGTGCAGTTTACATTTGTAGCGTTAATTGGAATTATAAAAGGTCTTTCCCCAAGCCGTGGATATATTGGTCTGACTATTATTTTTACCGAATTTGTTTTGGTATGTTTATTAAACTTCTTTTATGTTGCCTTGATAAATATCGGAGCGTTAAGGATGAAGGTAACTTATAGCTACTTTTTTACGATCTTTCTTAATATATTTTTAATTCTATTTGCTGGATTTCTGTATCAATTTGATGCTTCAAAAATATATTTAATAAAATATCTTCCGCCGAGCCAAGGCATCCTTACATGGCATTCTTTCGGGGATATTGCAGATAAATATCAGGAAGCATTTCGATTTACTGTCCAAAACTTTTCACCTTTATTTTCAGCAATCTACCTAATTGTCGCTTCGATGATTTTAATTGTATATGGCAATTTTAGATTGAAGAATATGGATATATATTAGAGAATTTTAAAAGGAGGAGTATTCCATGAAGTATATAGAAATAGTTGATTTAAATAAAACAATTAAAGACAGAGAAATACTAAAAAATATTAATCTTTCTTTAGACAGGGGCAAAATATATGGTTTTTGTGGGAGAAATGGCTCCGGTAAAACCATGCTTTTTAGGGCTATATGCGGACTCATTAAACCAACATCCGGGGTGATTAAGATCGACAATAAGACATTACACAAAGATATGTCTTTTCCAGAAAGCATAGGTGTTATAATTGAATATCCTGGGTTTTGGGATTACTATACAGGATATGAAAATTTAAAAGTGTTGGCATCTATAAAAAATATTGTAAATGATGAAGATATAAAAAATTCTCTAAAAAGGGTGGGTCTTGACCCGGAAGACAGGCGTACTTATAAAAAATATTCTTTAGGAATGAAGCAAAGATTAGGTATTGCTCAGGCTATCATGGAGAAACCGGATTTAATCATCTTAGACGAGCCGACAAATGCTTTGGATGAAGAAGGTATCATGATGGTCAGAAATCTTCTACTGGAAGAAAAAACTCGTGGAGCAACAATTTTAATAGCAAGCCATAATCAACAGGATATAGAAATATTAGCTGATGATATTTATAAGATGCAGGACGGTAAACTTATCACTAACAATATAAAATAGAAAGCGGGATTTTATGAAACGTAAAAACTCACTATTAATATTAACAATAAGTCTTAGTTTGATTATCTGTATTGCATTGGGAATACTAACGAGAAATTCTTATGTAAAT
The nucleotide sequence above comes from Thermoanaerobacterium sp. CMT5567-10. Encoded proteins:
- a CDS encoding ATP-binding cassette domain-containing protein; this encodes MKYIEIVDLNKTIKDREILKNINLSLDRGKIYGFCGRNGSGKTMLFRAICGLIKPTSGVIKIDNKTLHKDMSFPESIGVIIEYPGFWDYYTGYENLKVLASIKNIVNDEDIKNSLKRVGLDPEDRRTYKKYSLGMKQRLGIAQAIMEKPDLIILDEPTNALDEEGIMMVRNLLLEEKTRGATILIASHNQQDIEILADDIYKMQDGKLITNNIK